One Nicotiana tomentosiformis chromosome 1, ASM39032v3, whole genome shotgun sequence genomic window, gaagaagaTACCAAGAGTGGTATGGTAACTATTTTTGAAGCTCTGCAAGCTACGAATAAAGCGTTGCAGTCAGGGGGGATTTTTGAagtgaagaagaaggaggagatcAGTGTTGTGATGGTTGCTCAATTGGGCGGATCGGGCGGGGCAAATGGATGTGGGCTTATATTGCCACCTCTAGTCAATTTGATCATTATTTAGAGCTCAGCGTATTTATGTGGAACCACCTTTTAAAGAGGAATTCCAGTCACACCAGTAGTAGAGTTTCCAAGTGCTTGACGAAATATTAGCAGTAGATTCCATTCCAATAAGTTATTACGATTCAATTATTGTTAGAGCATCTTGTTTACCTACTATACAGCCAAATTGGCAGTTAGTTAACAGTAAATGTTTTTCTCCCTACTGCTGGCTGCCAGCCATCTGCATGTATAAATTGTATACCGTCCCCTATATATTACTTAGCCAATTTGAAATTTCCTCTTCgctttttttgttcttttcaaATCAAGAAACTTCCTGGCTAGTTCCTATATTTTGAAAAAACAATTCATTAACATTTACTCACGTTTCATTTCCAGAAATTGCAATTTAGCCTCCGCCCATCCTTTTCCTGGTCAAATTTAAACCCCATCTAAAAACCCCAGACCAAAACCTCATAAAGTACTACTATAAATATGCATGGACCACCAAAGAATGAGAAACTATTCCCTAACTACCAAAACAAACGAACTCAATCCTAGTTTAGTGTAGACAGATGGCTAGGATGTCCAGATTCACGAGCTTCATTTTCAACCATAACATGTAACAGACAATCTTGTCCAAGTCCAGGAATAGGACACAAGTACGTAACAGGCAACCACCAGTAGTAAAAATCAACCATAACATGTGACAGACAATCTGAATATGGGGCATTTGTTCTAGTAGCATTTTCATTGTTTGATTTGACAGTAATCTGCAAGCGTTTTTCCTTGTAATTCCTATACCTTTTGGGCATTTCTCTAGGTTTCTTTTGTTAGGAATTTTTTGAACTCTATTCATGTATTATTTTGTTCTTTGATTACCTCTAATAAATTGAATATCTTTTATCAATTGGTATTCCAACTTTTCACCTGATCACTGGTACCGTGTCAAAGAAGGGTTCCTTGTGAACCCGTGAAAAATGGGATTAATATACAAAATTCAACGTGTGATCTGGTAAAATGTTCATTGAAGCCTTAAAGAACTTCTCCTTAGCCACAACTCATACATAACCATATAAAAGGCATCAAAATCAACAGGGGAAACATGCCACTGGAAGTGTTTTCTCACCTTCAGAACATTGCTATGCAACATTAAGTACTCCTGCTGAGTTATGCCTTGAAGGATTTTCTTCAATAAAGGGATGTCTAACGTGGCAACGATGACTGAAAAATGCTTCCAATCTAATATGTCCGCAAATGGAAGATCATAATGGTTCGCAATGATCACAGGTACACAGCCATAGAACAAGGCATCAGCAATGCGAGCGGTGTTCACTTCATAGCCTTTGACATGAAGGCAGAATTTGCTATCAAGAAGTTCTTCGGCATAAGATCTTTCAAGGTGACCAAAGTGCACAAAGATGTCAGAATCATTTCCCCACCACTCTAGAAGCTTTTCACGTACAGGAGAATTTATTGTTCCAGCAAAAAATCCTAGCTTTTTCCTGAAACCATTCAATAAAATGAGTTTATTGATCTCTACATAAGAagaagccccccccccccccccccccccacacacacaccccACATGGCAAAGAAAGTTATGAACAATATATTCATCTAAAAGCTTCTCTAACAGTGCAAGTGAATTTTATCTAAGATAGTGAAATCTAATACTTCTTACTGATGGCAAAACCAACAGATAAAAGGAAACAATATCAAAGAAGTTCTCGGTGAGTGGTAAACAGCTGAAACCTTTGTCCATGAGCTTCCTATCTAGTAGCTACACGGCACCATATCCAAATATACACATTTTAAAGTCAGGAGTTCTTACTGGTGGTCACTAGAGCTTCAATGTTCTTTAGTCTAGCTTGAAACATACAGCTTAACCCAGTCAACTGAATGGTATAAAGGGCAAGTTAAAGGAAACCTTCTTAAGCTTGGATTAGCCCCCCCTCCCTTTCCTTTCTTTTTGTCTTCCGTTACCTTTTTTCACTGTGTGTACAGAATCACACTTCTTCAAACAATATGAAGACTGCTATAACAATATCAGAGAACTACCAGCCGACTCAAACTGCTTGCTCATCTACCGAAGGTTGTTAGGAGGAACAGCCTCTTGCATACACCGGAACAAATCGATTGTACAATGACCCTTGTTGAATGGAATCCTCGAGCAGAGGGAGAAAAGAGGAAAATATAAAGAAACCAGGTGCTACATACAAGCGAAACAGTGCTAGCCAGGAGCAGAACAAAGAAGTGGCACTTACCACTGACCAAGTTCTGAGTAAATCTTTCTCTCATCAAACAATTTACAGATAAGTTGGTGACTGTTTAAACCACCGCATAAGATATTTGAACTACTTAGTCAAGAACAGGAATACTGAACTTAACCAAGAGACAACTAAGGTAAATCAAAAGGGAAAATATAATGGAGCACCTAACAACACATCTTCACAGACCAAGAACTTCGAGATCACCCCTTTCACTCTTCCCCTCTTTCGTCCGTCCACGAGGCTGTAAAAGAGAGAAAGGGGCGGCCATTTAGTGGGAGTCGCTTCGGTTGTAATTCTTTTATGATGTACTTAATAACACATCTCTATTCAATAATTTCCACATTTAGTATTTCTTATCTTCTCTTTTACCTAAGCCATTGTATTCTCATTTACAGCCAACTATGGAGTTTAGAAAATCTCTTAAGGGTAAACTTTGCTCTTTGCCTCATCTGACTCTCATATCTACTCCATTTTCCCCATGATTCTCGCCTCCACTGCTCCATCTTTCTTCCACAGCTACATTCTTGTCAAAGATATCTGACATTTATCATTCAAAAAATAGTGCTTATCTGGTGGCAGCAGTGTGTATGGAGATACCATTACAAAGCATTTGGGTGATGGTGCAGGGACAACAATGTCACCAGGATTCTTTGTGCACTTGTGTCGAATAGGCAGGACCATGGACACAAGTATCACTACCTCTAATGAGTTCTGCAAAATACACTTAAAACTTTCCATAAATTGGTCCCACTATGTTCGATAACTTTACAGGCTCAGCAAACTATCCAAGTCCAAGTAATATATGGGGATAGTCACTATAATTGATGAAACGAATATCCCTTTAGGCTCTGGTGGGATGTCCAGATCTAACTAGTTTATTTAATATGTAGTAGAGATATTTCGTACTAATATGCAGACACCAAGTGGTCGCCGACCCTGAACGAAAATCCAAAAGACCAAAAGGAATAACCAAAAAGTCTTTACAACATAGACCATATTTAACCATGGAATTGGAATTAAGAATCCAAAAAGGTTAAACCTATAAAAACATCTAGTTGGCAAATGGATTTGATTACCTTGAAGTTTTTTGAACAGGCTCCTGTACAAGACACGTCAATTTGCAGGTTTCACATGAGGTATACAATCTATTACGATTTAATATGCACATGGGAGCACAGAAGAAAGGCATATGATgaatgccaaaaaaaaaaagctttCCCACAGATGGGCATATGATGAATGCCAGTAAAAGCTTTCCAAGATGCATGACAAGATAAACAAAATTATCTTGTAAGATTCCATGTGCTTATCAATTGACAGGTCATAATTTGAAATTAACCCCAGCTAAGTAGTCCGATATCTGACATACATGCAGTGAAATAAGATAATACAATTCAAAAAGACTCAACTGACCTTTTATAAGGTGCAAGATTTGGGTCACTTCCTAGCCTTGGCCAAATCTGGGGCAAGGATGCATCTTTATGTGGAATATATGATGATACGAAATAACTTGAAGAACACACAACTTGGATCGCGTTGATCTTAACATCAATTGCTTTCTCCATGGCAAAACGACCAATGGAATGACAGGCAACATAGAAATGGTCAGCCCCATTGGTGTGGTTCCAGTAAGGGTACTCATGACTAATATTGAAGATGTAGCTTTTTATGAAGTCTTTAATACC contains:
- the LOC104110746 gene encoding probable glycosyltransferase At5g03795 isoform X1; translated protein: MTSTPLSIMLKILTHRRDSNSPQSFFFFFLPTALALVTSLLILFYVSFISKFFTHSQQTHLTFTHSTDFSSFNSTSQKPVNISFLGSIQSFGTGGIGNVQSQRHMELNGKYVNDNAVFHDRDTFMNDYKEMNRSLKIYVYPHQKADPFSNVLLAVDFEPGGNYASESYFKKILVTSHFITKDPSNADLFFLPFSIARLRHDPRVGIDGIKDFIKSYIFNISHEYPYWNHTNGADHFYVACHSIGRFAMEKAIDVKINAIQVVCSSSYFVSSYIPHKDASLPQIWPRLGSDPNLAPYKRKKLGFFAGTINSPVREKLLEWWGNDSDIFVHFGHLERSYAEELLDSKFCLHVKGYEVNTARIADALFYGCVPVIIANHYDLPFADILDWKHFSVIVATLDIPLLKKILQGITQQEYLMLHSNVLKVRKHFQWHVSPVDFDAFYMVMYELWLRRSSLRLQ
- the LOC104110746 gene encoding probable glycosyltransferase At5g03795 isoform X2 translates to MGVIALITVFSELCRLFSGSRNSWLLFSGKYVNDNAVFHDRDTFMNDYKEMNRSLKIYVYPHQKADPFSNVLLAVDFEPGGNYASESYFKKILVTSHFITKDPSNADLFFLPFSIARLRHDPRVGIDGIKDFIKSYIFNISHEYPYWNHTNGADHFYVACHSIGRFAMEKAIDVKINAIQVVCSSSYFVSSYIPHKDASLPQIWPRLGSDPNLAPYKRKKLGFFAGTINSPVREKLLEWWGNDSDIFVHFGHLERSYAEELLDSKFCLHVKGYEVNTARIADALFYGCVPVIIANHYDLPFADILDWKHFSVIVATLDIPLLKKILQGITQQEYLMLHSNVLKVRKHFQWHVSPVDFDAFYMVMYELWLRRSSLRLQ
- the LOC104110746 gene encoding probable glycosyltransferase At5g03795 isoform X3 — its product is MNDYKEMNRSLKIYVYPHQKADPFSNVLLAVDFEPGGNYASESYFKKILVTSHFITKDPSNADLFFLPFSIARLRHDPRVGIDGIKDFIKSYIFNISHEYPYWNHTNGADHFYVACHSIGRFAMEKAIDVKINAIQVVCSSSYFVSSYIPHKDASLPQIWPRLGSDPNLAPYKRKKLGFFAGTINSPVREKLLEWWGNDSDIFVHFGHLERSYAEELLDSKFCLHVKGYEVNTARIADALFYGCVPVIIANHYDLPFADILDWKHFSVIVATLDIPLLKKILQGITQQEYLMLHSNVLKVRKHFQWHVSPVDFDAFYMVMYELWLRRSSLRLQ